One genomic window of Hymenobacter sp. BRD128 includes the following:
- a CDS encoding type IV toxin-antitoxin system AbiEi family antitoxin: MANKNRFLIAQSDIVALLNTLEQTVFQRRDLERIFAEHRSFWRLAKSLLARDFIALLVRHTAMKQVDLVFPTETKTLYIWKSVTAFELATHIRTQAYLSHYSALYLHGLTDQIPKQIYVNVEQSSKPDSSVPLTQEAIDDAFTRPQRQSQAHARYRDYTLVLLNGKFTGRLGVVEVQHMQAGRIALTSLERTLIDLAVRPDYVGGVFEVVEAYRRAASTVSINKLVSLLPKLGYRYPYHQAIGFYLERAGTYRPAQVQLLRKQPQELDFYLTHDMGATDYSPEWRLHFPKGF; the protein is encoded by the coding sequence GTGGCCAACAAAAACCGCTTTCTAATTGCGCAAAGCGACATTGTAGCGTTGCTGAACACGCTAGAACAGACAGTATTTCAGCGTCGGGACTTGGAAAGGATTTTTGCCGAGCACCGAAGCTTCTGGCGTTTGGCGAAAAGCCTGTTAGCCCGTGACTTTATTGCGCTTTTAGTGCGTCACACGGCGATGAAGCAGGTAGACCTCGTCTTTCCCACGGAAACGAAGACCTTGTACATCTGGAAATCGGTTACTGCTTTTGAGTTAGCTACGCATATACGCACTCAGGCTTACCTATCACATTACTCGGCGCTGTATCTACATGGTCTAACGGACCAGATACCGAAGCAGATTTATGTAAATGTGGAGCAGTCATCCAAGCCGGATTCGAGCGTTCCGTTGACGCAGGAGGCGATAGACGACGCCTTCACTCGGCCCCAACGCCAGTCACAGGCCCACGCGCGCTACCGCGACTATACCCTAGTCCTGCTCAATGGTAAGTTCACCGGGCGGCTGGGCGTTGTAGAGGTGCAGCACATGCAAGCGGGCCGCATCGCGCTAACCTCCTTGGAGCGCACCTTGATTGACTTGGCCGTGCGGCCGGACTACGTGGGAGGTGTATTCGAAGTAGTAGAAGCTTACCGTCGGGCTGCCTCTACAGTTTCCATCAACAAACTAGTTAGCCTGTTGCCTAAGCTAGGTTACCGTTACCCTTACCACCAAGCCATTGGGTTTTACCTAGAGCGGGCTGGTACCTATCGCCCCGCACAGGTGCAACTGCTCAGGAAGCAACCACAGGAACTAGACTTCTATCTCACCCACGACATGGGTGCTACCGATTACTCCCCAGAGTGGCGACTACACTTTCCAAAAGGATTCTAG
- a CDS encoding VCBS repeat-containing protein codes for MLSRYQAFLISLSSVLLLVSSRGPAATAQNFSAAVVYPTGLAPQGLVAVDVDRDSLADLLTVNSGSNTVSVLLNQRAAPGTFSQVPLNFPTGGTYPVALSLADVNGDGQPDMVVVNEMSNTVSVLLHSTTKELFSRATAYSSGGVAPRGVAVGDVNKDGLPDIVLTTIGSNRIGILLNSPLTPGKFLPVITFSSGSVKPEKIALADVDGDTHLDMVVINQRNNTCSILLNSAKKPGKFQGRAAYASNGTTPRGMSLGDLNGDGRPDIALTNEGTGSITILLNSAATKGRFTTSATYASGASNPVGIALGDINGDKQPDVIVADYAAKKGTTLCILLNSASTPGTFSTPPVVYDSNGTGPHDVVLQDLNGDGRLDIVTTNLASNTVGVLINTGK; via the coding sequence ATGCTTTCTCGTTATCAGGCTTTCCTTATCTCATTAAGCAGTGTCCTGCTTCTCGTGAGTAGCCGAGGACCAGCAGCCACAGCGCAGAACTTTAGTGCTGCGGTAGTGTATCCTACTGGCCTCGCTCCCCAAGGACTAGTGGCAGTCGATGTCGATCGGGATAGCCTCGCCGACCTGCTTACCGTCAACTCGGGCTCGAATACCGTGAGTGTATTGCTTAATCAGCGTGCCGCGCCTGGAACGTTCAGTCAGGTGCCGCTCAACTTCCCGACTGGCGGTACTTACCCGGTGGCTCTCTCGCTGGCCGATGTTAATGGTGATGGACAACCGGATATGGTCGTCGTCAATGAGATGAGCAACACGGTCAGCGTACTGCTGCATTCAACCACGAAGGAGTTGTTCTCACGGGCAACTGCGTATTCGAGCGGCGGGGTGGCGCCGCGCGGCGTCGCAGTGGGAGATGTCAACAAAGACGGCTTACCAGATATTGTCTTAACGACGATTGGCAGCAACCGAATAGGTATTTTACTCAATTCTCCACTTACACCCGGTAAATTTCTGCCCGTTATAACTTTTAGTAGCGGGAGTGTAAAACCTGAGAAAATCGCCTTAGCTGATGTCGATGGAGATACTCATCTTGATATGGTAGTGATTAATCAACGAAACAATACTTGTAGCATCTTACTCAACTCCGCAAAGAAACCTGGGAAGTTTCAAGGGAGGGCTGCTTACGCGAGTAATGGGACTACTCCACGAGGAATGAGTCTAGGCGACCTCAATGGGGATGGCCGCCCGGATATTGCGCTGACGAATGAAGGAACGGGTTCGATAACTATCCTGCTAAATTCAGCTGCTACCAAAGGGCGTTTCACCACGAGTGCCACCTATGCAAGCGGAGCGAGTAATCCAGTAGGTATTGCCTTGGGAGATATAAATGGGGATAAGCAGCCCGATGTGATTGTAGCCGATTATGCCGCGAAAAAAGGCACTACCCTTTGCATTCTGCTCAATTCCGCTTCTACTCCTGGCACTTTCTCCACACCCCCGGTCGTCTACGATAGCAACGGTACGGGACCACATGACGTCGTGTTGCAGGATTTAAACGGGGATGGCCGGTTGGATATTGTCACGACCAATTTGGCGAGTAATACGGTAGGGGTACTGATAAACACGGGCAAATAG
- a CDS encoding RHS repeat protein, with translation MTGTQRVYYEAHYGNFSYTYYDDAGRVIATLAPKGLDVTPAGLGTSVTQPVFTTRNTYDTSSRLLATESNDEGHTDYVYAQDGRIRFSQSALQRPTGRFSYSNYDEVGRIVESGEYTPGNLVFENYLTTSPAANSVLQPSLLEDRTRSGGVDVSQCAQRNQVWYDLPFDGTAGSQGNDSQLNGRHQEFVVGAVAKTQNDNVSTWYSYDELGRITWVVQDITGVGVKTLDYQYDFSGNVLQVAYQKGQADSFYHYYSYDPAQRLTMVYTGTDGTTQTLQAVYSYYLHGPLKRVQVAGNLQGVDYTYTLQGALKAINHVNQSLEPGHDAPTTTGVYKDLFALTLDYFSGDYRSKAIDAPLPITGGVSVPTRYDGTIQGAAWRTGASAGIHRVAYTYDEKSQLQNSQYGKWDWQKNSNNYLLNPTSANALQEGNLSYDANGNILSLRRTDQKGNVADDFSYSYKPNTNQLKEVHTGSASGTTVLDYDYDELGQLIRQRDEKGQSYLTYDVTGKTTGVYLDAAHTQPVVQYAYDDRGFRVRQTVYPASGAPAHVTTYVRDLAGNLLALYEQATPTAPAQRNEVPLYGSGRLGSLTHLNDGTAAGLDDYRYELTDHLGDARVVFHRPTTTVDVETMELSGVPNRAAFLNDNLYRVAVSGAPSGDYVARLTDSQPAGQELKRVLQVSQGDTITFSALGQWKQNAAAGGTSATPYILAGAATGLNPLSQRGAEGQPTTYQTNSPNWLSLLAAGIGFTLGQDNSPASLGATSLEGWIKYRVLDAQGQPMLDAQGYPLAGVDYLLGTGKWEYLQTGVRIPQAGTIEVMAGTSGTGEAVYFDNLRVEQTGGLIVQEQHQYAFGAPLPGLSYMVGNRRYRYGFQGQYAEHDSLTGFESFELRLYNSRVGRWLNTDPKGQFISPYAGMGNNPISSVDPDGGWSWGGAAIGTLVGAGAGGIISSANGGSFWKGAAIGASAGFLAGGALGPKIDARESVPHHLNSLTIGVEWSNPFSGIHLSSNTGGSFIRGGLGAVANEGSNLLASTNNSSSLPKLPIGKGIMPATFAFQEVIPGVRAVGIVGLTLWREEWYLSGGFFPKLKVQTTTFNLEVEAPIVLPSRGNIMVTNFNARQIFANAADFAAYTTNQNSRLWGPRVVDATRVKAFVKSMTSVLKSTYPGARVSSPITGRYPNLPIVPPIYPN, from the coding sequence GTGACGGGTACACAACGCGTCTATTATGAGGCGCATTATGGCAACTTCAGCTACACCTACTATGATGATGCGGGCCGCGTCATCGCCACACTCGCGCCCAAGGGCCTGGATGTCACGCCCGCCGGGCTGGGTACGAGTGTTACGCAACCGGTCTTCACGACCCGCAATACCTACGATACTAGCAGCCGGCTCTTGGCTACGGAAAGCAACGATGAGGGGCACACTGACTATGTGTACGCCCAGGATGGGCGCATTCGCTTCTCACAGAGTGCCTTGCAACGGCCAACGGGCCGTTTCTCCTACTCTAACTATGATGAGGTAGGTCGGATAGTGGAGTCAGGCGAGTATACCCCCGGCAACCTTGTATTCGAGAATTACCTAACGACGAGTCCAGCAGCTAACAGCGTGTTGCAGCCCAGCCTGCTGGAAGACCGCACCCGCAGTGGGGGGGTAGACGTAAGCCAGTGTGCCCAGCGCAACCAGGTGTGGTACGACCTACCCTTTGATGGGACGGCTGGCAGCCAGGGCAACGACAGCCAACTCAATGGCCGCCACCAGGAATTCGTAGTCGGGGCGGTCGCCAAGACGCAGAACGACAACGTGTCGACCTGGTACAGCTATGACGAGCTGGGCCGGATAACATGGGTGGTGCAGGATATTACCGGGGTGGGCGTGAAGACGCTGGACTACCAGTACGATTTCAGCGGCAACGTGCTGCAAGTGGCTTACCAGAAAGGGCAGGCGGATAGCTTCTACCACTACTACAGCTATGACCCGGCTCAGCGCCTGACTATGGTGTACACCGGTACTGATGGCACCACGCAGACCTTGCAGGCAGTGTATAGCTACTACCTGCACGGTCCGCTCAAGCGGGTGCAGGTGGCCGGTAACCTGCAAGGAGTAGACTACACGTACACCCTGCAGGGCGCGCTCAAGGCTATCAACCACGTCAACCAGAGCCTAGAACCGGGCCACGATGCGCCGACCACGACTGGCGTCTACAAGGACCTGTTTGCTCTCACGTTGGACTACTTCAGCGGCGACTACCGCAGCAAGGCCATCGATGCGCCGCTACCCATCACGGGTGGCGTGAGCGTGCCCACTCGCTACGACGGCACTATCCAGGGCGCGGCCTGGCGCACGGGAGCTAGCGCGGGCATTCACCGCGTGGCCTATACCTATGACGAGAAAAGCCAGCTCCAAAACTCGCAATACGGCAAGTGGGATTGGCAGAAAAACAGTAACAATTACCTGCTCAACCCCACCTCGGCCAATGCGTTGCAGGAAGGCAACCTGAGTTACGATGCCAACGGCAACATCTTGTCGTTGCGCCGCACCGACCAAAAGGGCAACGTGGCGGATGACTTCAGCTACAGCTACAAGCCTAATACCAACCAGCTGAAGGAAGTGCATACCGGCAGCGCCAGTGGGACGACTGTACTTGACTATGACTACGACGAGTTAGGCCAGCTCATTAGGCAGCGCGACGAGAAAGGACAAAGCTACCTCACCTACGATGTGACGGGTAAAACTACCGGCGTCTACCTCGATGCCGCCCACACCCAGCCGGTGGTGCAATATGCCTACGATGACCGCGGCTTCCGCGTGCGCCAGACGGTGTACCCGGCTTCGGGCGCCCCGGCCCACGTCACGACCTACGTGCGCGACTTGGCCGGCAACCTGCTGGCCCTTTATGAGCAGGCGACACCTACGGCGCCGGCGCAGCGCAACGAAGTGCCGCTCTACGGATCTGGCCGCCTGGGCTCTCTCACCCACCTCAACGACGGTACGGCCGCTGGCCTCGACGACTACCGCTACGAGCTCACCGACCACTTGGGCGATGCGCGCGTCGTGTTTCACCGGCCCACCACCACCGTCGATGTCGAGACGATGGAGCTGAGCGGCGTGCCCAACCGGGCGGCCTTCCTTAACGATAACCTGTACCGGGTGGCGGTGAGTGGCGCCCCGAGTGGCGACTACGTAGCCCGCCTGACGGATTCGCAGCCGGCGGGGCAGGAATTGAAACGGGTGCTGCAGGTGAGCCAAGGTGATACCATCACCTTTTCGGCCCTGGGGCAGTGGAAGCAGAATGCCGCTGCCGGGGGCACCAGTGCCACGCCCTATATCCTGGCCGGGGCCGCCACGGGCCTTAACCCGCTCTCGCAGCGCGGCGCCGAGGGGCAGCCCACGACCTACCAAACGAACTCGCCCAACTGGCTTTCGCTGCTGGCGGCGGGTATCGGCTTCACGCTGGGCCAAGACAACTCGCCGGCTAGTCTGGGGGCCACTTCCCTGGAGGGCTGGATAAAATACCGCGTGCTCGATGCCCAAGGCCAACCAATGCTGGATGCCCAGGGCTACCCCCTGGCTGGCGTAGACTACCTGCTCGGCACGGGTAAGTGGGAATACTTGCAAACAGGCGTACGCATTCCCCAAGCGGGCACCATCGAAGTGATGGCGGGCACCTCGGGCACAGGGGAGGCCGTGTACTTCGACAACCTGCGGGTGGAGCAGACCGGAGGACTTATTGTGCAGGAGCAGCACCAGTATGCCTTTGGGGCGCCACTGCCGGGCCTGAGCTATATGGTGGGCAATCGCCGTTATCGCTACGGCTTCCAGGGGCAGTATGCCGAGCACGACAGCTTGACGGGCTTTGAGAGCTTTGAATTGCGTTTGTATAATAGCCGGGTTGGGCGCTGGCTGAATACTGACCCCAAAGGGCAATTTATTTCGCCTTATGCTGGTATGGGTAATAATCCTATTTCTAGCGTGGACCCTGATGGCGGTTGGTCATGGGGCGGAGCAGCTATAGGAACATTGGTTGGAGCCGGTGCAGGTGGCATCATCTCTAGTGCTAATGGAGGAAGTTTTTGGAAAGGTGCAGCAATTGGAGCCAGTGCGGGCTTCTTAGCAGGAGGTGCATTAGGTCCAAAGATAGATGCTCGGGAATCTGTGCCTCACCATCTAAATTCGCTTACTATTGGGGTAGAATGGAGTAATCCTTTCTCTGGGATTCACTTGTCATCAAATACAGGTGGCAGTTTTATCCGTGGTGGTTTAGGAGCAGTTGCTAATGAGGGCAGTAATTTACTTGCAAGCACCAATAATTCATCATCTCTACCTAAGCTGCCTATAGGGAAAGGTATTATGCCGGCTACTTTTGCTTTTCAAGAAGTAATACCTGGCGTGAGGGCAGTGGGTATTGTTGGATTAACATTATGGCGAGAAGAATGGTACTTATCAGGAGGATTTTTTCCTAAATTAAAAGTACAGACTACAACCTTTAACTTGGAAGTAGAGGCCCCAATTGTCTTGCCATCAAGAGGCAATATAATGGTGACTAATTTTAATGCCAGACAAATTTTTGCGAATGCTGCCGATTTCGCTGCTTACACGACAAACCAAAACTCTAGGTTATGGGGCCCACGGGTAGTAGACGCAACAAGAGTTAAGGCATTTGTTAAAAGTATGACAAGTGTATTAAAATCAACGTACCCTGGAGCCAGAGTGAGCTCTCCTATCACAGGACGATACCCTAATCTGCCAATAGTTCCACCTATATATCCTAATTAA
- a CDS encoding OmpH family outer membrane protein translates to MKNKYNKIACLSLLMLITIPGCKSVNVTYINPNKLLQGYHGAIAQRELFKIKSQDWQRRADSLNTELQNLNKALVTARVAKEQQLIHYRDAIQQQAQQENQRLTQAVLAEINAYLKQYGKEKGYTFILGATESGNIVYAAEGTDITEDVLKGLNAQYDRQHPTAAH, encoded by the coding sequence ATGAAAAATAAGTATAATAAAATAGCGTGTCTTAGTTTATTAATGCTGATTACTATTCCTGGCTGCAAAAGTGTCAACGTGACTTATATAAACCCAAATAAGCTATTGCAGGGCTACCACGGAGCCATAGCTCAACGCGAACTTTTTAAAATAAAGTCCCAAGATTGGCAGAGACGAGCCGACTCGCTCAACACAGAATTACAAAATCTAAACAAGGCACTTGTTACTGCTCGCGTAGCTAAGGAGCAGCAGCTTATACACTATCGCGACGCTATTCAGCAGCAGGCCCAACAGGAAAACCAGCGCCTGACCCAGGCCGTGCTCGCTGAGATAAATGCGTACCTCAAACAGTACGGCAAAGAGAAAGGCTACACCTTCATCCTAGGGGCTACTGAGAGTGGCAACATTGTGTACGCTGCCGAGGGTACCGATATCACAGAGGACGTGCTGAAAGGCCTTAACGCCCAATACGACCGACAGCATCCCACCGCTGCCCACTAG
- a CDS encoding site-specific integrase, producing the protein MSSHLVVPSSPAAQVPAHLIESASRYVESGLRGAANTIRAYAGDWQRFTTWCQLHQLASLPAPVEALAGFLTELADAGKKVATIQRHAAAIAKAHELAGLDSPTTDKKVKVLLKGIAREKKTRIKQAAAFTLASFKRTIKSIDVSTPTGLRNRALLLLGFTGAFRRSELEALNMEDLAFDEEGLVVSLDKSKTNQLGQAEEKAIFYSPDVALCPIRSLQAWLRVLDRSEGCVFVSLRKNQQVTTRRLTTKYINLITQQYLGSHYTAHSLRASFVTVSKLNGADDSKVMNQTKHKTSAMIRRYTRLDNVRQHNSAKELGL; encoded by the coding sequence GTGAGCAGCCACCTCGTCGTCCCGTCTTCGCCCGCCGCGCAGGTACCCGCGCACCTTATCGAGTCGGCCAGTCGCTACGTCGAGTCCGGCCTGCGCGGGGCGGCCAATACCATCCGCGCCTACGCCGGCGACTGGCAGCGCTTTACCACGTGGTGCCAACTCCATCAACTCGCCTCGCTGCCCGCCCCGGTCGAAGCGCTGGCCGGCTTCCTCACCGAGCTAGCCGACGCGGGCAAGAAGGTCGCTACCATCCAGCGCCACGCCGCTGCCATTGCCAAGGCCCACGAGTTGGCCGGGCTGGACTCGCCCACGACGGATAAGAAAGTCAAGGTGCTGCTTAAGGGCATCGCCCGCGAGAAGAAAACGCGCATCAAGCAGGCGGCGGCCTTTACGTTGGCCAGCTTCAAGCGTACCATCAAGAGCATTGATGTGAGCACGCCTACCGGCCTGCGCAACCGGGCCCTACTGCTGCTCGGATTTACGGGGGCCTTTCGCCGCTCGGAACTCGAAGCGCTCAATATGGAGGATTTGGCTTTCGACGAGGAAGGCCTCGTGGTCTCGCTCGATAAGAGCAAGACCAATCAGTTGGGCCAAGCCGAGGAAAAGGCCATCTTCTATTCGCCGGACGTCGCCCTGTGCCCGATTCGCTCGCTTCAGGCCTGGCTACGCGTGCTCGACCGGTCGGAAGGGTGCGTGTTTGTGTCCCTGCGTAAGAACCAGCAGGTGACCACTCGGCGCCTGACCACCAAGTACATCAACTTGATTACCCAGCAGTATTTGGGCAGCCACTATACGGCGCACTCGTTGCGGGCTTCTTTTGTGACCGTGTCCAAGCTCAACGGGGCCGATGATAGTAAGGTGATGAATCAAACCAAACACAAGACTAGCGCCATGATTCGCCGCTATACTCGCCTTGACAATGTGCGGCAGCACAACTCGGCCAAAGAATTAGGACTTTAA
- a CDS encoding S1/P1 nuclease, with protein sequence MATAPTQQPERELATTVSSLGAETSNTVNLTAEGVKPVELEVSLRSSAAIEARFIFTVASNSSLKLSPALATESYTSEDSQLAFKLSFNANGHHIIAMLAWHDLQMVSPKAYKVVEAILRNGDRTLQEAATYPDDIRMKQPATRPLHFIDIPLQEGGPSEPELPAPPHVLSKIEEVTAALKSGEGTDSDKVDALSWLIHLFGDLHQPLHCVDRFSDLHPAGDRGGNAFKLRGKAKNLHSLWDSSVNIMTPSRDEELIVTDIMTAYPRSSESISADLESPDPSTWARASFTLAKVHAYGELVEDPTNPPTPSSDYLVNTEKIGQRQAALAGYRLSDRLKDIFG encoded by the coding sequence ATGGCAACTGCCCCTACTCAACAACCTGAAAGAGAATTAGCTACTACTGTATCCAGCCTAGGAGCAGAAACATCAAATACCGTCAACTTAACTGCCGAAGGTGTGAAGCCGGTAGAATTGGAAGTTAGTTTGCGTAGCAGCGCCGCGATTGAAGCGCGCTTCATTTTTACTGTTGCCAGTAACTCAAGTCTCAAACTTTCCCCTGCATTAGCCACAGAATCATATACAAGCGAGGATTCTCAGTTAGCCTTTAAGCTTTCTTTTAATGCTAACGGCCACCATATAATAGCAATGCTTGCCTGGCATGATTTGCAGATGGTGTCGCCAAAAGCATATAAGGTGGTAGAGGCTATTCTTCGAAATGGCGACCGGACCCTGCAGGAAGCGGCAACTTACCCGGATGATATTCGCATGAAACAGCCGGCAACCCGTCCGCTACACTTCATCGACATTCCATTACAAGAGGGCGGCCCATCCGAGCCGGAACTACCGGCTCCGCCGCACGTACTGTCCAAAATAGAAGAAGTTACTGCGGCACTAAAGTCAGGCGAAGGCACTGATAGTGATAAGGTTGATGCTCTTAGCTGGTTGATACACTTGTTTGGTGATTTGCATCAGCCCTTGCATTGCGTTGACCGATTCAGTGACTTACACCCAGCCGGTGATAGGGGGGGCAATGCATTCAAGCTAAGGGGAAAAGCAAAAAATTTACACTCCTTATGGGATAGCTCAGTTAATATTATGACCCCATCAAGAGATGAGGAATTGATAGTTACAGATATTATGACTGCCTATCCGCGTTCAAGTGAATCAATTAGCGCCGATTTGGAATCACCTGACCCATCGACTTGGGCTAGGGCTAGTTTTACTTTAGCAAAAGTGCACGCATACGGGGAATTGGTAGAAGACCCAACCAATCCACCAACGCCTTCATCCGATTATTTGGTAAATACAGAAAAAATAGGACAGCGACAGGCAGCACTTGCGGGTTATCGCCTATCAGACAGGCTTAAGGATATATTTGGGTAG
- a CDS encoding transposase → MQSHKQFVDKVVLRFQLSERVPKQNLYRRLAELLDWDFLYARTQALYSHTGQPSLNPVVFFKLTLVSRLENLVSDRRLVEHCSLRLD, encoded by the coding sequence ATGCAGAGCCACAAGCAATTCGTCGACAAAGTCGTGCTGCGCTTCCAGTTGTCGGAGCGCGTGCCGAAGCAGAATCTCTATCGCCGGCTCGCCGAGCTGCTCGACTGGGACTTTCTCTATGCGCGGACCCAGGCCCTCTACAGCCACACGGGTCAGCCTTCACTCAACCCGGTCGTATTTTTCAAGCTGACGCTCGTCAGCCGCTTGGAAAATCTGGTCAGCGACCGGCGCCTGGTGGAGCACTGCAGCCTGCGACTCGATTGA
- a CDS encoding integrase core domain-containing protein, with protein MLATMPEELMTSALRRALLARRPTPGLLGHSDRGGRHCCNAYRQLRHDYHAVRSQSCRGECLNNAQAKSLWSRLKTEELEQRDWPVFRDLADAQHSVVIYFDYYNHKRRHSSISYQKPYYFHQQLLANITQLSPA; from the coding sequence GTGCTGGCGACCATGCCCGAAGAGTTAATGACCAGTGCCTTACGCCGGGCGCTGCTGGCCCGACGGCCCACCCCCGGTTTGCTAGGGCACTCGGACCGTGGCGGTAGGCATTGCTGCAATGCCTACCGCCAATTGCGCCATGATTACCACGCCGTGCGCTCGCAGAGCTGCCGCGGGGAATGCCTCAATAATGCCCAGGCTAAAAGCTTGTGGTCACGCCTCAAAACCGAAGAACTCGAACAACGTGACTGGCCCGTCTTTCGCGATTTGGCCGATGCTCAACACAGCGTGGTCATTTATTTTGACTACTACAATCATAAACGTCGGCATTCCAGTATCAGCTATCAGAAGCCTTATTACTTTCACCAGCAGCTACTTGCTAACATCACCCAACTTTCTCCTGCCTAA
- a CDS encoding S8 family serine peptidase, with protein sequence MALKRIAQGETGRYLIFFHPAMLPEVAKIAQDKAGLAFSATQEEASIQFESGAWRGQDTVVVPSLGVAISSAPAEQVKRMLTGKHLPVKHVRKEYIFKISPQAEVANSLSLSPEYLKGFQAGVNSLVGDLLRNAPPDTMVGIEAAQETLTSFADSDTFTWGLQATGVDQSKFSGKGVRIAILDTGFDMANPELAARVVASQSFINGVTTAQDDNGHGTHCMGTLCGPKMPNRPGPRYGIAYEAELFVGKVMKADGYGFEGDILHGIGWAVQNNCRVISMSFGKAIDKSMVKTNEYDDIGTIALRSNCLLIAAAGNDSVRPERIAPVNMPANAQTVMAVGAVNRHLGIYANSNGGSGMDGGNIDVVGPGVEVGSCKLPPLGYGLDTGTSMATPHVAGIAALLMEADPAATAEQIWARLLQSANRLVLPSSDVGSGLVQAP encoded by the coding sequence ATGGCACTTAAAAGAATTGCCCAAGGAGAAACAGGCCGATACCTCATCTTTTTCCATCCGGCAATGCTACCAGAGGTTGCCAAAATAGCTCAAGACAAAGCGGGGCTTGCCTTTTCAGCAACTCAAGAAGAGGCGAGCATACAATTCGAGTCTGGCGCTTGGCGGGGGCAGGATACTGTAGTGGTGCCTTCTTTGGGCGTTGCTATTTCCAGTGCACCGGCAGAGCAAGTCAAGCGTATGCTTACCGGGAAGCATTTGCCAGTGAAACATGTGCGTAAAGAATACATATTCAAAATATCCCCACAGGCAGAGGTCGCAAATTCATTGTCTTTGTCGCCTGAGTACCTAAAAGGATTTCAAGCAGGCGTAAATTCATTGGTGGGCGACCTACTTCGCAACGCCCCCCCGGACACAATGGTAGGGATCGAGGCGGCCCAGGAAACACTAACAAGCTTTGCCGACAGTGACACTTTTACCTGGGGACTACAAGCGACGGGCGTTGACCAAAGTAAGTTTTCGGGTAAGGGGGTTAGAATAGCTATTCTTGATACTGGCTTCGATATGGCCAACCCTGAGCTTGCTGCCCGGGTGGTCGCCAGTCAGAGCTTTATCAATGGGGTGACTACGGCCCAGGATGATAATGGACACGGCACGCATTGTATGGGAACGCTTTGCGGGCCAAAAATGCCTAATCGGCCTGGTCCGCGCTACGGCATTGCGTACGAGGCGGAACTGTTCGTTGGAAAGGTGATGAAGGCCGATGGGTATGGCTTCGAAGGCGATATCTTACATGGGATAGGCTGGGCCGTCCAAAACAACTGTCGTGTTATTTCCATGTCTTTCGGTAAGGCTATAGACAAGAGCATGGTGAAAACTAATGAATACGATGATATTGGCACGATAGCACTTAGAAGCAATTGCCTGCTGATAGCGGCAGCTGGAAATGATAGTGTGCGCCCAGAAAGAATTGCTCCCGTGAACATGCCAGCCAACGCTCAGACGGTAATGGCTGTAGGGGCTGTAAATAGACACCTTGGGATTTATGCCAATTCAAATGGCGGCTCTGGCATGGACGGTGGGAACATAGACGTAGTGGGACCAGGTGTTGAAGTTGGCTCTTGTAAGCTTCCACCGCTCGGTTATGGGTTAGATACCGGCACTAGTATGGCAACTCCGCATGTGGCGGGTATCGCCGCGCTACTAATGGAGGCAGACCCAGCGGCAACAGCTGAACAGATTTGGGCGCGCCTGCTTCAAAGTGCCAACCGCTTAGTTTTACCTAGCAGTGATGTGGGTAGCGGATTAGTTCAGGCTCCTTAA
- a CDS encoding DinB family protein, translating to MMSTDSQHLFEQSFDTFKAFDNLTVANCGAEQEAFPATIWQILQHLLMWQAHQLAQLQDIASAEAFDEKRSWDAARVPPSEAVLQAAVMQFKRQLVELQSWASEAKGEAPQVLAQALALQEVALHLSFHLGEVVLMRRLQGSYPLPTHMQEFLQAQPK from the coding sequence ATGATGTCAACTGATAGCCAGCACCTGTTTGAGCAGTCGTTTGATACGTTTAAGGCCTTCGACAATTTGACCGTGGCTAACTGCGGCGCGGAGCAGGAGGCTTTTCCCGCCACTATTTGGCAAATTTTGCAACACTTGCTTATGTGGCAAGCGCATCAATTAGCTCAACTACAAGACATAGCTTCCGCAGAGGCGTTTGACGAAAAGCGAAGCTGGGATGCGGCACGCGTACCCCCCAGCGAAGCAGTGTTGCAAGCTGCCGTCATGCAATTCAAACGCCAACTGGTTGAGCTACAAAGCTGGGCCAGCGAGGCGAAAGGGGAAGCGCCACAAGTTCTCGCGCAAGCACTGGCCTTGCAAGAGGTCGCACTGCACTTGTCCTTTCACCTAGGAGAAGTCGTGCTGATGCGCCGGCTGCAGGGTAGCTATCCCTTACCGACTCACATGCAAGAATTCTTGCAAGCCCAACCAAAATGA